From Microbacterium croceum, a single genomic window includes:
- a CDS encoding RNA polymerase sigma factor, which translates to MIDGAPGAALDPASENGPARWQRAAELFDAWREGDGRAMDELVRLMTPVLWHVVRAYGLERTLAEDVVQTTWLQLVRGHASIADARAVSAWLTTTARREAWRVGKAQGRVETTDTDDLDILLPEQQSAEEHATLSDEKRRLWAAVTRLAERCQRLLRVIAFDDRPDYTRLAADLVMPIGSIGPTRQRCLAKLRALLDAPSAGGLA; encoded by the coding sequence ATGATCGACGGTGCACCCGGCGCCGCACTCGATCCTGCATCGGAGAACGGGCCGGCGCGCTGGCAGCGGGCAGCCGAGCTCTTCGACGCATGGCGAGAGGGCGATGGCCGCGCGATGGACGAGCTCGTGCGTCTGATGACGCCTGTGCTCTGGCACGTCGTGCGCGCCTACGGGCTCGAACGCACCCTCGCGGAAGACGTCGTGCAGACCACCTGGTTGCAGTTGGTGCGCGGGCATGCCTCCATCGCCGACGCCCGGGCGGTCTCCGCGTGGCTGACGACCACGGCCCGCCGGGAGGCCTGGCGTGTGGGCAAGGCGCAGGGCCGCGTGGAGACCACCGACACGGACGACCTCGACATCCTGCTCCCCGAGCAGCAATCGGCCGAGGAGCACGCGACGCTCAGCGACGAGAAGCGGCGGCTCTGGGCGGCCGTGACACGCCTGGCCGAGCGCTGCCAGCGACTGCTGCGCGTCATCGCCTTCGACGACCGTCCCGACTACACCCGCCTCGCCGCCGACCTCGTGATGCCGATCGGGAGCATCGGTCCGACCCGCCAGCGCTGCCTCGCCAAGCTCCGCGCCCTGTTGGACGCGCCGAGTGCAGGAGGTCTCGCATGA
- a CDS encoding MFS transporter: MTTVTAPHRLWRNTRYLTWLVSDTSKGLAAALFAFAIPLLALIITDDPAQAGIIGAAAMIARLLTTLAGGILADRHPRIGLMLWGSLIGIVLAGAFTALALSGSLTFTTLLVIDVLLAARSGLFDVAGESAIKEIVPDDGMGRAQAANQGRDAALQLAGGPLGGLLLGVGGWLVGVAMTVCHLIAALTAWMLGRGRWGENGDDAGEPRRAGPRLAGAATDDPGFDSTATAKPNAWREMREGFTWLFSRPDLGGVLLITTIINLGFNAAITTVIYALQQDGYPELLIGTLSAGIGIAMLAGAIVAPLLVPRIGAGMLTIVGLAVAAAAVIALSTVTTPWAIIAVLGTAVLLLPSLNASMMGYFMVATPTQLLGRANSAAGVLGMGAMPLAPLIAGFGLTLLGRQWTILACAALCLIAVALAIGNRALRALPIESKWAEHAKQFEVR; encoded by the coding sequence ATGACCACTGTGACCGCTCCGCACCGCCTGTGGCGCAACACCCGTTACCTCACCTGGCTCGTGAGCGACACCAGCAAGGGTCTCGCGGCCGCACTGTTCGCCTTCGCGATCCCCCTGCTCGCCCTGATCATCACCGACGACCCCGCCCAGGCCGGCATCATCGGCGCCGCGGCGATGATCGCCCGCCTGCTCACGACGCTCGCCGGCGGCATCCTCGCCGATCGTCATCCGCGCATCGGGCTGATGCTGTGGGGATCGCTGATCGGCATCGTGCTGGCGGGGGCGTTCACGGCCCTCGCCCTGTCGGGCTCACTGACCTTCACCACGCTGCTCGTGATCGACGTGCTGCTCGCCGCCCGCAGCGGGCTGTTCGACGTCGCGGGCGAGAGCGCGATCAAGGAGATCGTCCCCGATGACGGCATGGGGCGCGCGCAGGCCGCGAACCAAGGACGGGATGCGGCGCTGCAGCTCGCCGGCGGACCGCTCGGCGGCCTGCTGCTCGGCGTGGGCGGATGGCTCGTCGGCGTCGCGATGACCGTCTGCCACCTGATCGCCGCGCTGACGGCGTGGATGCTGGGGCGCGGCCGCTGGGGCGAAAACGGAGACGATGCCGGCGAGCCGCGGCGCGCCGGGCCACGACTCGCCGGCGCCGCGACGGATGATCCCGGTTTCGACAGCACCGCCACCGCGAAACCGAACGCCTGGCGGGAGATGCGCGAGGGCTTCACCTGGCTGTTCTCCCGGCCCGATCTCGGCGGCGTGCTGCTGATCACCACGATCATCAACCTGGGCTTCAACGCCGCGATCACGACCGTGATCTACGCACTGCAGCAGGACGGGTATCCGGAGCTCCTGATCGGCACGCTCTCGGCGGGGATCGGGATCGCGATGCTCGCCGGGGCGATCGTGGCACCGCTGCTCGTGCCGCGCATCGGTGCCGGCATGCTGACGATCGTCGGGCTCGCGGTCGCTGCCGCCGCCGTGATCGCGCTCTCGACGGTGACCACCCCGTGGGCGATCATCGCGGTGCTCGGCACCGCGGTGCTGCTGCTGCCGTCGCTCAACGCCAGCATGATGGGCTACTTCATGGTCGCGACCCCGACGCAGCTGCTCGGACGCGCCAACAGTGCGGCCGGCGTGCTGGGCATGGGGGCGATGCCGCTCGCGCCGCTGATCGCCGGCTTCGGTCTGACGCTGCTCGGTCGGCAGTGGACCATCCTCGCCTGCGCGGCCCTGTGCCTGATCGCGGTCGCGCTGGCCATCGGCAACCGGGCGCTGCGCGCGCTGCCGATCGAGTCGAAGTGGGCCGAGCACGCGAAGCAGTTCGAGGTGCGGTGA
- a CDS encoding FadR/GntR family transcriptional regulator: MDLTSPALGAIRRTTAVDTVRARISLAVELGMLAPGQRLPGPDDTARAFEVSEMTVRRAYRQLSDEGVVVRRPGHAGGTFIADAPTVGTVIETDAYRADAAHVHALIDQRATLEAGLAALVSTRPDERSLARLDALVDDMRAAPDWTGFRTADSAFHAALAEASGVSGAVELHHRVSHELYAYFIPYRIDYLRASNEEHARLVAALRAGDAESASRLAFDHVAELHASMYVGLPRA; the protein is encoded by the coding sequence ATGGACCTCACCTCCCCCGCCCTCGGCGCGATCCGCCGCACCACCGCGGTCGACACCGTGCGGGCGCGCATCTCGCTCGCCGTCGAGTTGGGCATGCTGGCTCCGGGGCAGCGCCTGCCGGGCCCGGACGACACCGCCCGCGCCTTCGAGGTCAGCGAGATGACCGTGCGGCGGGCCTATCGGCAGCTCAGCGACGAAGGCGTCGTGGTGCGCCGCCCCGGCCATGCCGGCGGCACCTTCATCGCGGATGCCCCGACGGTCGGCACGGTGATCGAGACCGACGCCTACCGTGCGGATGCCGCCCACGTGCACGCACTGATCGACCAGCGCGCCACGCTCGAGGCGGGGCTCGCGGCGCTCGTGAGCACGCGCCCGGATGAACGATCGCTCGCCCGGTTGGACGCGCTCGTCGACGACATGCGCGCCGCACCGGACTGGACGGGCTTCCGCACGGCGGACAGCGCCTTCCACGCCGCTCTCGCCGAGGCATCCGGCGTCAGCGGCGCCGTGGAGCTGCATCACCGCGTGTCCCACGAGCTCTACGCGTACTTCATCCCGTACCGGATCGACTATCTGCGCGCCTCCAACGAGGAGCACGCCCGACTCGTCGCCGCGCTCAGAGCCGGAGATGCGGAATCCGCGAGCCGCCTCGCATTCGACCACGTCGCCGAGCTGCACGCCTCGATGTACGTCGGCCTCCCCCGCGCCTGA
- a CDS encoding SCO4848 family membrane protein: MVIPLAIVLFLNAAFNAVVWPQFYKRVAKDPRARDANGKATPFLTVHVVLISIALVLALVSVLVGIAALTGAL, from the coding sequence GTGGTGATCCCGCTCGCCATCGTGCTCTTCCTCAACGCCGCCTTCAACGCCGTCGTCTGGCCGCAGTTCTACAAGCGGGTCGCGAAGGATCCGCGGGCCCGTGACGCGAACGGCAAGGCGACACCGTTCCTCACCGTGCACGTGGTACTGATCTCGATCGCCCTGGTGCTCGCGCTGGTCTCGGTGCTCGTCGGCATCGCCGCGCTCACAGGCGCACTGTAG
- a CDS encoding ABC transporter ATP-binding protein: protein MTAVIEVQNLTKTYKDTRALDNVSLALDGGAIYGLLGRNGAGKTTLMSILTAQNFETSGTVRVFGEHPYENTRVLGRICFVRESQKYPDDAYPKHAFKAASLFFPNWDQGFADELITQFQLPMKQTIKKLSRGQLSAVGVIIGLASRADLTFFDEPYLGLDAVARQIFYDRLLEDYAEHPRTVILSSHLIDEVSNLIEKVIVIDNGTILLNEDTDAVRDRAVTVVGDAATVDGWVGSREVLHRESLGRVASVTVLGALSATERAEVSARGLDLAPVSLQQLVVRLTQKAEAQSAAKEEVR, encoded by the coding sequence ATGACCGCCGTCATCGAGGTGCAGAACCTCACCAAGACGTACAAGGACACCCGCGCGCTCGACAACGTCTCACTCGCGCTCGACGGGGGTGCGATCTACGGCCTGCTCGGTCGCAACGGCGCCGGCAAGACGACGCTGATGTCGATCCTCACGGCCCAGAACTTCGAGACCTCCGGCACGGTCCGGGTCTTCGGCGAGCACCCCTACGAGAACACCCGCGTCCTCGGCCGCATCTGTTTCGTCCGCGAGAGCCAGAAGTACCCCGACGACGCCTACCCGAAGCACGCGTTCAAGGCCGCGAGCCTGTTCTTCCCGAACTGGGATCAGGGCTTCGCCGACGAGCTCATCACCCAGTTCCAGCTGCCGATGAAGCAGACGATCAAGAAGCTGTCGCGCGGTCAGCTCTCGGCGGTCGGCGTGATCATCGGACTCGCCTCCCGCGCCGATCTCACCTTCTTCGACGAGCCCTACCTCGGTCTCGACGCCGTCGCACGGCAGATCTTCTATGACCGGCTGCTCGAGGACTACGCCGAGCATCCGCGCACCGTCATCCTCTCGTCGCACCTGATCGACGAGGTCTCCAACCTCATCGAGAAGGTCATCGTGATCGACAACGGCACGATCCTCCTCAACGAGGACACGGATGCCGTGCGCGATCGCGCCGTCACGGTCGTCGGCGATGCCGCGACGGTCGACGGATGGGTCGGCTCTCGCGAGGTGCTCCACCGCGAGTCGCTCGGACGCGTCGCCTCGGTGACCGTGCTGGGCGCGCTGTCAGCCACCGAACGCGCAGAGGTCAGCGCACGGGGCCTCGACCTGGCTCCGGTCTCGCTGCAGCAGCTCGTCGTCCGTCTCACCCAGAAGGCGGAAGCACAGTCCGCCGCGAAAGAGGAGGTCCGCTGA
- a CDS encoding winged helix-turn-helix domain-containing protein, which yields MSEEQKRPDPVWMTSAMLKAYTHPLRRQMLQLFRQRGHLRAADIAEALGVAANSASFHLRVLADAQLIEEAPEHARDRRDRVWVARRQALSVGGPESPVPDEVLGGVMINALAEEHNEMLRRVLAWTPEYISGRTTETHAAFSQRSVRLTGAEFDALIERIDDVVSAAVEAHDPADPDSRPWQIDLLAADDRI from the coding sequence ATGAGCGAGGAGCAGAAGCGGCCCGATCCGGTGTGGATGACATCGGCCATGCTCAAGGCCTATACGCATCCGCTCCGCCGGCAGATGCTGCAGCTGTTCCGACAGCGCGGGCACCTGCGGGCGGCGGACATCGCCGAGGCGCTGGGGGTTGCGGCCAACAGTGCGAGCTTCCATCTGCGCGTCCTCGCCGACGCCCAGTTGATCGAGGAGGCACCGGAGCATGCTCGTGACCGCCGCGATCGTGTGTGGGTGGCGCGCAGGCAGGCGCTGAGCGTCGGTGGTCCCGAGAGCCCGGTCCCCGACGAGGTGCTCGGCGGGGTGATGATCAACGCGCTCGCCGAGGAGCACAACGAGATGCTGCGCCGCGTGCTCGCCTGGACGCCCGAGTACATCAGCGGCCGTACGACGGAGACCCACGCGGCCTTCTCGCAGCGCTCGGTGCGGCTCACCGGCGCCGAGTTCGATGCGCTGATTGAGCGCATCGACGACGTGGTGTCGGCGGCCGTCGAGGCGCATGACCCCGCCGATCCGGACAGTCGTCCGTGGCAGATCGATCTGCTCGCGGCCGACGATCGGATCTGA
- a CDS encoding carbon-nitrogen hydrolase family protein gives MTLTIAGLQHQGTPGDVDANLAVITAAAQEAATRGARILVTPEMFVTGYNIGSRLAPLATPDLSDRIARIALDTGIAIVAGLPETLPDGRITNSLVLIDRDGTELLRYRKTHLFGALDRSLFAEGDALPGIVEIDGVRVSVLICYDVEFPETVRRAALDGADAVIVPTAQMEPYAHIAERLIPVRAWENQIHVVYVNRVGSEGDLTYVGRSSIVAPDGEVLASLGATDVGLLVATIDPDATRRARQENPYLADRRPELY, from the coding sequence ATGACCCTGACCATCGCCGGACTTCAGCATCAGGGGACTCCCGGTGATGTCGACGCCAACCTCGCCGTCATCACCGCGGCCGCCCAGGAAGCGGCCACGCGCGGAGCGCGCATCCTCGTCACCCCCGAGATGTTCGTCACCGGGTACAACATCGGATCCCGCCTGGCACCCCTGGCGACGCCGGATCTCAGCGACCGGATCGCCCGCATCGCGCTCGACACCGGTATCGCCATCGTCGCCGGTCTGCCCGAGACGCTCCCTGACGGCCGCATCACGAACTCCCTGGTCCTGATCGACCGCGATGGCACCGAGCTGCTCCGCTACCGCAAGACGCATCTGTTCGGCGCCCTCGACCGCAGCCTCTTCGCGGAGGGTGATGCCCTCCCCGGCATCGTCGAGATCGACGGCGTGCGTGTATCCGTGCTCATCTGCTACGACGTCGAGTTCCCCGAGACGGTGCGCCGCGCGGCGCTCGACGGCGCGGATGCCGTCATCGTGCCGACCGCGCAGATGGAGCCGTACGCGCACATCGCCGAGCGGCTCATCCCGGTCCGCGCCTGGGAGAACCAGATCCACGTGGTCTACGTCAACCGCGTCGGCAGCGAGGGCGACCTCACGTATGTCGGGCGCAGCAGCATCGTCGCCCCCGACGGCGAGGTGCTCGCCTCGCTCGGCGCGACGGACGTCGGCCTGCTGGTCGCCACGATCGACCCCGATGCGACGCGTCGCGCGCGGCAGGAGAACCCCTACCTCGCCGACCGTCGGCCAGAACTGTACTGA
- a CDS encoding GntR family transcriptional regulator codes for MIEEGKPLFLQIAEQIEDSILDGSLAEEAQAPSTNELAAFYRINPATAAKGVAMLTDKGVLYKRRGIGMFVADGAKELLLGERRAAFADRFIDPLLAEARTLGLGADDLAELLRQRAAHTTTEGKNPA; via the coding sequence GTGATCGAAGAAGGCAAGCCGCTCTTCCTCCAGATCGCCGAGCAGATCGAGGACTCGATCCTCGACGGCTCTCTCGCCGAGGAAGCACAGGCTCCTTCCACGAACGAGCTCGCCGCGTTCTATCGCATCAACCCGGCCACCGCAGCGAAGGGAGTCGCCATGCTCACCGACAAGGGAGTGCTGTACAAGCGCCGCGGCATCGGCATGTTCGTCGCCGACGGCGCCAAGGAGCTGCTTCTGGGCGAACGGCGTGCAGCCTTCGCCGACCGTTTCATCGACCCGCTCCTCGCCGAGGCCCGCACGCTCGGACTCGGCGCCGACGACCTCGCGGAGCTGCTCCGGCAGCGCGCCGCGCACACCACCACAGAAGGGAAGAACCCCGCATGA
- a CDS encoding APC family permease, whose amino-acid sequence MTVSPLVEPRQRLDGQLGTGAIVFMVIAAAAPLTVIGGNVPIAIGAGNGPGAPIGFALAAVILLIFSVGFVTMTPFVKEAGAFFSYVTAGLGARLGLGSAFTALIAYTAIQVGIYGYMGWAVDDLVTFFGGPSLPWWLYSFATMAIVAVLGYRHIDLSAKVLGVALALEILVVVILDVVIFSTGGAEGIALETFDPAYVFSGGIGVAVLFALTGFIGFEATAVFRDEARDPEKTIPRATYLAVIIIGVFYAISCWALVTGVGASNAVAIAQQTLAGEGNLLLDTTTTYLGPILRDVVQVLLITSLFACVLSFHNVIARYQFTLAQKSVLPARLGRRHASHHSPAFSSVVQTITAAILLAVLALLGLDPLVGVFGSMAGVATVGMVLLMLTTSIAVLVFFVRRPELATGRTAGARVFPILAVIGLAFALWLVLSNFTLVTGGSVAVSAVLALIPVAAMVIGIVLGRRFRLDADPVEATTTD is encoded by the coding sequence ATGACCGTCTCCCCCCTTGTCGAGCCGCGCCAGCGCCTCGACGGCCAGCTCGGCACCGGCGCCATCGTCTTCATGGTCATCGCCGCGGCCGCCCCGCTCACCGTCATCGGCGGCAACGTCCCCATCGCCATCGGCGCGGGCAACGGCCCCGGAGCGCCGATCGGGTTCGCCCTCGCCGCCGTCATCCTGCTGATCTTCTCGGTGGGCTTCGTCACGATGACCCCGTTCGTGAAGGAGGCAGGCGCGTTCTTCTCGTACGTCACCGCCGGACTCGGGGCGCGACTCGGACTCGGCTCGGCCTTCACGGCCCTGATCGCCTACACCGCGATCCAGGTCGGCATCTACGGATACATGGGGTGGGCGGTCGACGACCTCGTCACGTTCTTCGGCGGCCCGAGCCTGCCGTGGTGGCTCTACTCCTTCGCCACGATGGCGATCGTCGCGGTGCTCGGGTACCGGCACATCGACCTGAGCGCCAAGGTGCTCGGTGTGGCGCTGGCGCTGGAGATCCTGGTGGTGGTGATCCTCGACGTGGTCATCTTCTCGACCGGTGGCGCCGAGGGCATCGCGCTGGAGACCTTCGACCCCGCCTACGTCTTCTCGGGCGGCATCGGGGTGGCCGTGCTGTTCGCGCTCACCGGGTTCATCGGCTTCGAGGCGACGGCCGTCTTCCGCGATGAGGCCCGCGATCCGGAGAAGACCATTCCGCGCGCGACCTACCTCGCCGTCATCATCATCGGCGTGTTCTACGCCATCTCGTGCTGGGCACTCGTGACCGGCGTGGGCGCGAGCAATGCGGTCGCCATCGCGCAGCAGACGCTCGCCGGCGAGGGCAACCTGCTGCTCGACACCACGACGACGTACCTCGGCCCGATCCTCCGCGACGTCGTGCAGGTGCTGCTGATCACGAGCCTGTTCGCCTGCGTCCTGTCCTTCCACAACGTGATCGCCCGCTACCAGTTCACCCTCGCGCAGAAGTCCGTGCTGCCCGCCCGGCTCGGTCGTCGTCACGCCTCGCACCACTCGCCGGCGTTCTCCTCGGTCGTGCAGACGATCACCGCAGCCATCCTGCTCGCCGTGCTCGCGCTCCTCGGCCTGGACCCGCTCGTCGGCGTCTTCGGATCGATGGCCGGCGTCGCCACGGTCGGCATGGTGCTGCTCATGCTGACGACGTCGATCGCGGTGCTGGTGTTCTTCGTGCGGCGCCCCGAACTCGCCACAGGGCGCACCGCCGGCGCGCGAGTGTTCCCGATCCTCGCCGTCATCGGACTCGCGTTCGCGCTCTGGCTGGTGCTGTCGAACTTCACGCTGGTCACCGGCGGCAGCGTCGCCGTGAGCGCGGTGCTCGCGCTCATTCCCGTCGCCGCCATGGTCATCGGTATCGTGTTGGGCAGGCGCTTCCGCCTCGACGCCGATCCGGTCGAGGCCACCACGACGGACTGA